Within the Drosophila miranda strain MSH22 chromosome Y unlocalized genomic scaffold, D.miranda_PacBio2.1 Contig_Y2_pilon, whole genome shotgun sequence genome, the region CGGCTGTGGACGCACAGACTTCCAGGAGGGCAGTTCAGAATTTTTCTACGAAAATGTCCATACCAAAATCTTTACACTGCCCGATAGCTATCGCATCTATCCGGCTCACGACTACAAGTGAGTTACAggaatataaaaataaagGGAAGATCGAGTGCTAATGCGTTGATCCTTACAGAGGACAACTAGAGAGCAGCGTGTGGGAGGAGAAGCGCTATAACCCCCGTCTGACTAAGGATCTGGAGGAGTTTATTCAAATCATGGATAATCTTAACTTGTCATATCCCAATAAGATAGGTGGTGTTATTGAAAGGTACTAGTATAGGATCATCCCGTAACTAATGGATCTCTTTCAGATGTCTCGCTGCCTGCCAATCGAGAGTGCGGAGTCTACGATATACCAAAGGAGTAGTCCATTAACAAAAATATAAcgttaatttaattaaataaatgcaTTGAAAAAAATAGACAAGCTTATATACTTTTAAAAAGAATTTCTGACCGAAGCTCTGGCACTTTAAAGCAATCAAATGTGTAAGCATGGCCATTATTTATAGCCACCAGTGTATGCACGAGCCTTGCACGTATTGTGAGACTTGTGCACTCGGAGTAAATCTGGCCACCAGTGTGGGCACGAGCCGAGCACGTATTTTGTGACGAGATGGTGATAAACTatttaaaacgagggggaacgttgtgagttgcagccgacaccgcaactctacagttatacccaatacttagtcagtatggctctcctctggcacgacaaagagtgcgtgcgagagagacagaaaatcagtctgagcgtgacgtcgggggctgcgtagccagtgcaaattgatttgttccttttggctataaaaatgatctgatctaatccagattcagcaatctgatagatatggtcagtATCtgtgattctgcgtttttatttttctcgaatgtgcaatattgtggatgcaacagattttcgttctttgtgtgggcggaagggggtggggcgaaattttgagatatacgttttaaagtgagatctaacaggagtgcggataccaaatttggttactctagccttaatagtctctgagatttttgaatatcccaagattttcgtcctttgctggggcggaagggggtgtggcgaaattttgaaacaaactcgtctcggtccgatatattaggagtgtggataccaaatttggttgctctagcttttgtagtctctgagatctagagAGACTCTCtctgttagagagagacagggcgagaaaaaatgaaattgttttcttgatgctggctataataataatacgatccaattcagattccgcagtcttaaagatatggtcattctctacaattctacgtttttggttttctcatatctttaaaattgtggatgccacagattttcgttctttgtgggggcggaagtgggcggggcgaagttttgaaatatttttgtagcagtgacatatcacagaagtctggatccaaaacatcgttgctctagctcttatagtctttgagcactaggcgctgaaggggacggacagacggacggacggacggacggacggacggacagacagacagggctcacaaatctaatataccccaatactcattttgagtatcgggtataaaaaccgcACGTAAGCGTGTCCCGGCAGCCGTTTGAACAATTGCGAAGAATGCAAACATTGTATAAGAGCTAATAATGGTGCTTTTATTAAACACTTAATTGAAAAATACAATTGAAAAGTAAATCTAAACGATTGATAGCTCTTAAGCTATTTCCAGTGTTTAAATGCTTAGACTATCCCAATGATAGTACCGTTCACATTCAGCACTTGATAAAGCTTTGCGAGTGTGAGAGAGTAATTCAGAGAGGAATTAGGTTTCTCACCCACACGAcacgatccgatccgatctcAGGCAGTGCTGCCAGTTTAGCCCATTTCAGGCTAGATCTAGCATTTTTAAAAGTAGACTAGCTTTTCAAATTCATTAGAGCATGATTTTGGTTCTGTTAAATTTCGGACTACCCTATAAATTTGAAGTTCTTAAGAAACTCAATGTATTTTCCGTTGGAAACGTGGAAAGTTCTGGAAGATAGTAAAATCACCGTCATTGATATTGGCCTACAAATTCTATTCAAATGCTCTCCTTCTCACGGTCAAATGCTGATGTGGAATGGGTATTAGTTAAAACTAAACTGCGCAACAGTTTGCATATAAAAACCGTTAAATGCAATCTTGAGCATAAGGTTTTTTTTAAGTTCATAATTTTTGCACGCATTTTAATTCTGTTTCAAATGTTAGAGGATTCGCTGATAAAGAAAATATTACCACCACTACGAATTGCCATTGAAATAtttgaatttaattttaaaacgaggggaaacgtTGAGAGTTGCTGcagacaccgcaactctacag harbors:
- the LOC117193725 gene encoding persulfide dioxygenase ETHE1 homolog, mitochondrial-like — protein: THMHADHITGSGWLRELTGCQSMIAAASGAKADLYLREGDRIAFGSHVIDVLATPAHSNGCMSYVIKEQACVFTGDTVLIRGCGRTDFQEGSSEFFYENVHTKIFTLPDSYRIYPAHDYKGQLESSVWEEKRYNPRLTKDLEEFIQIMDNLNLSYPNKIDVSLPANRECGVYDIPKE